The candidate division WOR-3 bacterium genome segment TTTTAAGTAGGATATAATTTGAGATTCAAAAATTTTCGGTGTTTTATTTTCAATTGCTTTTATTTCTACGATTACTTTATTTTCCGCAACTAAATCAGCTCGGAACTTACCAACTGCGACTCCATTATAAACAACCGTATATTCCTTTTCTACTTGGAAGGTTAATTTCCTATTTTGGAGGATAATTTTTAAGGCGTTTAAGTATATCCGTTCAATAAATCCTGGACCTAATGCATTGTGAACCTGGAAACAGCCCGAGATTATTTTAGCAGTAAGTGGGGCTCTTTTACTATCGAATTTTTTAGTTAACATAATTATTTTGAATATACTATCTATTATATCAAAGTAATCATCGCAGTCATCATCGATTTAGAACATAAGGGGTTCTCTATATTCAGTATGAGCATCCCAGTAATCACATTCTTTATCATCGTTATTTGTACTTAAACATTGTGATTATCGATACTCGCTAAAGATTTTTTATTACACTCATCGCAGTAATCTTTCTTATCGCTGTTATCATCAGTTTAGAACATAATGGTTTTTTAGATGTGTTTTCAGCATAATTACCGCAATAATATTTCTTATCGCTGTCATCATCAATTTAGAACATTGGTGGTTCTTTATATTCACCAAAGATTTCTTTCATTGCGCCACAAATTTCACCTAAAGTCGCATAGGCTCTTGCCGCATCTAAAATCGGATACATTATATTTTCTTTACTTTTGGCAACGCGTTTTAGTTCTTTTAAGCACTTTTGAACTTTATTATTGTCCCGCTTTTTTCTTAAAGTCTGTAATCGTCGGTGTTGTTCTTCTTCTACTCGGTGGTCAATTTTTAAGATGGGGATTTCTAATTTCTCATCAGTTAAAATAAATTCATTAACACCTACAATGATGCGTCTTTTTTCTTCTACTGCTTTCTGATATTGATATGAGGCATTGGCAATTTCCCTTTGGGGATAACCACTTTCTATGGCTTTAATCATTCCGCCCATCTTATCAATCTTTTCAAAATATTTATAGGCTTCTTCTTCTAATTTATTAGTTAAGGCTTCAACATAATACGAACCGCCTAATGGGTCAATAACATTAGCAACACCAGTCTCATAAGCAAGTAATTGTTGAGTCCGCAAAGCAATTAACACGGCTTTTTCCGTTGGTAATGCCCAGGTCTCATCCATTGAATTAGTATGTAAACTTTGGGTTCCGCCTAATACTGCAGCCAATGCTTGATAAGCAGTTCGGACAATATTGTTTTCAGGTTGTTGTGCAGTTAAGGTACAACCAGCAGTTTGTGTGTGAAAACGGAGTAACCAGGACTCGGGTTTTTTCGCTTTATAAGTGTTTTTCATTTCTCTTGCCCAAATACGACGCGCAGCTCGAAATTTCGCAATTTCTTCAAAGAAATCTAAATGGGAGTTGAAAAAAAATGAAAGTCTTGGAGCAAAGGTGTCAACATCTAAACCGGCTTTAATTCCTTCTTCAACATAAGTTAAACCATCTTTTAAGGTAAAAGCCAGTTCTTGAACTGCAGTTGAACCCGCCTCACGAATATGATAACCGCTGATTGAGATTGTATTCCATTTAGGAACCTCTTTGGCGGCAAATGCCATAATATCAGTAATAATACGCATTGATGGTTCAGGTGGAAAGAGCCAGGATTTTTGTGCAATGTATTCTTTTAAGATATCGTTTTGAATTGTGCCTCGCAGAACATTTGGTTTGACTCCTTGGTTTTCTGCAGTGGCAATGTAAAATGCCCAGATTACTGAGGCTGGTCCATTAATCGTCATTGAAGTTGAAACTTTATCCAAAGGAATGCCATCAAATAGCGT includes the following:
- a CDS encoding GxxExxY protein, producing MLTKKFDSKRAPLTAKIISGCFQVHNALGPGFIERIYLNALKIILQNRKLTFQVEKEYTVVYNGVAVGKFRADLVAENKVIVEIKAIENKTPKIFESQIISYLKASGIKVGLLVNFGSRRCEIRRLMVS
- a CDS encoding methylmalonyl-CoA mutase family protein is translated as MCYDIKQINDTTISGIPIKIVYVPDDIKNLDYERDLGMPGKYPFTRGIRETMYRGRLWTMRQFSGFGTAKDTNKRYKFLLAHGETGLSVAFDFPTLYGRDSDDPLSAGEVGKCGVAISSLADMETLFDGIPLDKVSTSMTINGPASVIWAFYIATAENQGVKPNVLRGTIQNDILKEYIAQKSWLFPPEPSMRIITDIMAFAAKEVPKWNTISISGYHIREAGSTAVQELAFTLKDGLTYVEEGIKAGLDVDTFAPRLSFFFNSHLDFFEEIAKFRAARRIWAREMKNTYKAKKPESWLLRFHTQTAGCTLTAQQPENNIVRTAYQALAAVLGGTQSLHTNSMDETWALPTEKAVLIALRTQQLLAYETGVANVIDPLGGSYYVEALTNKLEEEAYKYFEKIDKMGGMIKAIESGYPQREIANASYQYQKAVEEKRRIIVGVNEFILTDEKLEIPILKIDHRVEEEQHRRLQTLRKKRDNNKVQKCLKELKRVAKSKENIMYPILDAARAYATLGEICGAMKEIFGEYKEPPMF